From Acidovorax sp. 1608163:
CGTCCGCCGGCATGCCAATGCTGCTGACCAAGGCGTCGTGGATGCCTTGGACGATGCACTGGCGGGCTTGCGCCGACAGGTGATGGGGAACGTTGGTACGGATGAAGGGCATGGCATATCCTTTTTATGTTCGTTTTATTCAAATAGAAGCCGCAACAAAGCAGGCTGGCAGTCGCTACGATGCAACGCTTTCATTTGCTATTTTGAAAAACTGCCTGCCCCTTGAAAAGCGATGATTGCGCACACCCTATGTGCATTGAGATCACTTAAATGAGCTACCGCCTTCCCCCCTTGGGCGCCTTGCGCGCATTCGAAGCAGCCGCACGCCTGGGCCGCATGAACGCAGCGGCGCACGAGCTGTGCGTGACACCCGGCGCCGTCAGCCGACAGGTGCGCCAACTAGAGGAGCACCTGGGCATCACCCTCTTCGACGGCACCAAGGCCCGGCCCACCCTGACCCCGGCCGCACGGGTGCTGCAGCCCGTGCTGAGCAATGCCTTTCGACAGATGGCCGATGCCGTGCGCGAAGTCAGCGACCCCAGCCGGGGGCCGCTGGACGTGGCTTGTTTGAGCACCCTGACCGTGAAATGGCTGCTGCCACGCCTGTTCGACTTTCAGGCGCGCTACCCTGACATCGATGTGCGCCTGCGCACCAGCGAAGCCGACGCTGACAACACGCCCCAGCGCAGCGACCTGGCCATCACAGTGCAGGCCACACCGCCCCGCAGCGAGGACACCGGCCTGCTGCACCTATTCCCAGAGCACCTGGGGCCCGTGCTGAGCCCGCACCTGGCCCAGCGAAGCACTGCACCGCAGCAGATGCCCGACGATCTGCGCTCACCCGCGTGGCAAACCCTGCTGCTGCGCACCCGTACCCGGCGCAACGCATGGGCCATGTGGTGGGCTGCAGCCCATGCGGATCAGCCCATGCTGCCAGAGGCCCAAGGCAGTGCGGGGCCTGAATTTGAGCACTACTACTTCACCCTGGAGGCTGCTGTGCGCGGCCTGGGCATCGCCATC
This genomic window contains:
- a CDS encoding LysR substrate-binding domain-containing protein; amino-acid sequence: MSYRLPPLGALRAFEAAARLGRMNAAAHELCVTPGAVSRQVRQLEEHLGITLFDGTKARPTLTPAARVLQPVLSNAFRQMADAVREVSDPSRGPLDVACLSTLTVKWLLPRLFDFQARYPDIDVRLRTSEADADNTPQRSDLAITVQATPPRSEDTGLLHLFPEHLGPVLSPHLAQRSTAPQQMPDDLRSPAWQTLLLRTRTRRNAWAMWWAAAHADQPMLPEAQGSAGPEFEHYYFTLEAAVRGLGIAIAPWHLVMDDVQAGRLVAPWGFVASGYHYVLRRRATQPLAPRLDTFCTWLREQAQANTPPPQPPRPTGTP